From one Basilea psittacipulmonis DSM 24701 genomic stretch:
- the ybeY gene encoding rRNA maturation RNase YbeY, giving the protein MKNNREYDKPFLQLKVVNSSSDQAFSRQKLRAYFGQLWKQIHQILDLDCQGIRIGLCLVDEKEGQAYNQSYRQKNYATNILTFEYGKDEHQVIQTDMILCMPVLRKEAKEQHKTFEQHTVHLLLHGLLHALGFDHLDEEQAQEMESLEVEILNSMGYPNPYE; this is encoded by the coding sequence ATGAAAAATAATCGTGAATATGACAAGCCTTTTTTACAGTTAAAGGTAGTGAATTCATCAAGTGACCAAGCGTTTTCGCGTCAAAAGCTAAGGGCTTATTTTGGTCAATTATGGAAGCAAATACATCAGATATTGGATTTGGATTGCCAAGGTATTCGTATTGGCTTGTGTTTGGTGGATGAGAAAGAGGGACAGGCGTACAACCAGTCTTATCGCCAAAAAAATTATGCAACGAATATTCTGACCTTTGAATATGGAAAAGATGAGCATCAAGTGATTCAAACAGACATGATTCTATGTATGCCTGTTTTGAGAAAAGAAGCCAAAGAACAACATAAAACGTTTGAACAACATACCGTACATTTGTTATTGCATGGCTTATTGCACGCTTTGGGCTTTGATCATCTAGACGAGGAACAGGCCCAAGAAATGGAGTCTCTTGAGGTTGAGATTTTAAACAGTATGGGATATCCTAATCCTTACGAGTAG
- a CDS encoding ricin-type beta-trefoil lectin domain protein, giving the protein MVPQKAMILSLSILMTACQINDAHRVNQITQYDAIQTEHRVMQETNQKHVETTVKTRVETEITIHQEVQKRVLKKTNKQNRHRHTGIQRHKTILLNTRTLKQDNNCLDVSAENQKDVITFICHDGENQRFQFYSDGTIRQGGQCLDIAGENPAESAVVIMYACTGRKNQQWYKDGRQIRSVLNGKCLDTRARKVSMRTCTNSYTQRFY; this is encoded by the coding sequence ATGGTTCCGCAAAAAGCAATGATTTTAAGCCTGTCTATCTTGATGACAGCCTGCCAGATAAATGATGCACATAGGGTGAATCAAATAACACAATATGATGCGATACAAACAGAACATCGTGTGATGCAAGAAACGAATCAAAAACACGTTGAAACCACAGTTAAAACACGTGTTGAAACGGAAATAACGATACATCAAGAGGTTCAGAAACGTGTGCTTAAAAAGACAAATAAACAAAATCGCCATCGTCATACAGGTATTCAGAGGCACAAAACAATTTTGCTTAATACAAGGACTTTAAAACAAGATAATAACTGTCTTGACGTGAGTGCAGAAAATCAAAAGGATGTGATTACTTTTATTTGTCATGATGGGGAAAATCAACGTTTTCAGTTTTATTCAGATGGGACGATAAGACAAGGCGGTCAATGCTTGGATATTGCAGGGGAGAATCCTGCTGAAAGTGCTGTGGTGATAATGTATGCTTGTACAGGGCGGAAAAATCAACAATGGTACAAAGATGGGCGGCAAATCCGTAGTGTTTTAAATGGTAAATGTTTAGATACGCGTGCAAGAAAAGTGAGTATGCGAACTTGTACTAATTCTTACACGCAACGGTTTTATTGA
- the lnt gene encoding apolipoprotein N-acyltransferase, producing the protein MFAYFILLIAGAINAFCYSNDPISGSLNAPLQILTLSVLAVCTLLAKNKKMALTYGLTFGFISFVAGIYWIYISVHSYGNLNIFLSTLTLFLFAFYLAIYYGLACLLIRWLNKEPTLWSIFNFAAVWTIFEWLRGTLFTGFPWNNIAYAHVESILSGWAPLLGSYGVTFVAAFISACVAICFIAFLARHIPNIILSLLLILGIAIGSTFLCQTSWVTPRQDSITVRLIQPNSSIENKFSPLTQMQELIETLNLASRYSAVNKAQVIIFPETTIPIFQHNVPAIFWRQMIDIADYANTTLLIGAPILTQHQSAHEYANGIILIDKNTSIDDIYQLHIPHYNKRHLVPFGEYIPTGFRWFTDILQIPLGDFTAGAIQQKPFNIQGTLIGANICYENLFGHELIEDIKSGATVLVNISNLAWFGDSTALGQHLNISRMRSLELGRPMLLATNTGRTAYIDPKGKVIAALPTATKYTLEVNVTPYTGETPFIHWGDHLIITLSSLITLFFIALNLICWHRRVKAEVR; encoded by the coding sequence ATGTTTGCTTATTTTATTTTACTGATTGCTGGTGCAATCAATGCGTTTTGTTACTCCAACGATCCCATATCTGGTTCACTTAATGCACCACTTCAAATCCTGACATTAAGTGTTCTAGCCGTGTGCACTTTGCTTGCCAAAAACAAAAAAATGGCATTAACTTACGGTCTTACCTTTGGTTTCATCAGCTTTGTTGCGGGCATTTATTGGATTTATATCAGTGTCCATTCTTACGGCAATTTAAACATCTTTCTATCGACATTAACCCTATTTCTTTTTGCATTTTATTTGGCGATCTATTACGGATTGGCTTGTTTACTCATTCGCTGGCTCAACAAAGAACCCACTTTATGGAGCATTTTTAACTTTGCCGCCGTGTGGACGATCTTTGAATGGCTTAGAGGTACTCTATTTACTGGGTTTCCGTGGAACAATATTGCCTATGCTCACGTTGAGAGTATCCTATCTGGATGGGCACCGTTACTAGGTAGCTATGGTGTGACGTTTGTGGCGGCTTTTATCTCGGCTTGTGTGGCCATTTGTTTTATCGCGTTTCTTGCTCGACACATACCTAATATCATTCTTTCTTTATTATTGATTTTGGGCATAGCAATCGGTTCCACTTTTTTATGTCAAACATCTTGGGTAACACCTCGTCAAGACAGCATCACCGTCCGATTAATTCAACCCAATTCCAGCATCGAAAACAAATTCTCGCCTTTGACACAAATGCAAGAGTTAATTGAAACGTTAAATCTTGCTTCGCGATACAGTGCCGTCAATAAAGCACAGGTCATTATTTTCCCAGAAACCACTATCCCTATTTTCCAACACAACGTTCCCGCCATTTTTTGGCGACAAATGATAGATATAGCTGATTACGCCAACACAACATTATTAATTGGGGCCCCTATCCTTACTCAACATCAGTCCGCTCATGAGTATGCCAATGGGATTATCTTAATTGACAAAAACACTTCTATTGACGATATTTACCAATTACACATTCCTCACTATAACAAGCGTCATTTAGTGCCATTTGGGGAATACATACCTACTGGATTTAGATGGTTTACGGATATATTACAAATTCCGCTTGGAGATTTTACTGCGGGTGCCATCCAACAAAAACCTTTTAATATCCAAGGAACATTAATCGGGGCCAATATTTGTTATGAAAATTTATTTGGTCATGAATTAATCGAAGACATCAAATCAGGAGCTACCGTTCTGGTCAACATCAGTAACCTTGCTTGGTTTGGCGATAGCACGGCTTTGGGACAACACCTAAACATTTCTAGAATGCGTAGTTTGGAATTAGGCAGACCCATGTTATTGGCTACCAATACAGGGCGAACTGCTTACATCGATCCCAAAGGAAAAGTTATCGCAGCATTACCCACTGCCACCAAATATACTTTAGAAGTCAACGTGACTCCTTACACGGGAGAAACTCCTTTCATTCACTGGGGAGATCATCTCATTATCACTCTTTCCAGCCTAATCACCCTTTTCTTTATTGCATTGAACCTCATCTGCTGGCATCGTCGTGTAAAGGCGGAAGTTCGGTGA
- a CDS encoding HlyC/CorC family transporter, translating to MSSDSTEPNKSNFFKSFPSIFKGKHIENIQDLMNALSKAHEDGIIADDAYHMMAGSISFAKTTVSDIMTPRSQMCMIDVNKPLAESLHYIIETGHSRFPVYDKERDNIIGLLLVKDLLPYILNPQINLKELIRPAYFVPESKHLNQLLTEFRTKRNHIAIAVDEYGGFTGLLTLEDVLEQIVGDIEDETDEEEEETIFQESENTWRVVGSTKIEDINETLGTDFSLEENITLGGWIIDKLDHIPIRGETYTEQGYKFRVLKSDGKKVLWLHITKLPLENEDPSPKE from the coding sequence ATGTCATCAGATTCAACCGAACCGAATAAATCTAACTTTTTTAAAAGTTTTCCGAGTATTTTTAAAGGCAAACATATAGAAAACATTCAGGATCTCATGAATGCCTTATCAAAAGCCCATGAAGATGGCATTATTGCAGATGATGCTTATCATATGATGGCAGGTTCTATTTCTTTTGCCAAAACCACTGTTAGCGATATTATGACACCGCGTTCTCAGATGTGTATGATTGATGTAAATAAACCACTTGCTGAGTCCTTGCACTACATTATCGAAACAGGCCATTCAAGATTTCCCGTTTATGATAAAGAAAGAGATAATATCATTGGGTTATTATTGGTAAAAGATTTATTACCTTATATTTTGAACCCCCAAATTAATCTCAAAGAGTTGATTCGTCCTGCTTATTTTGTGCCTGAGTCCAAACATTTAAATCAATTACTGACAGAATTTCGCACAAAAAGAAATCATATCGCCATTGCTGTAGATGAATACGGCGGATTTACGGGTTTATTAACTTTAGAAGATGTATTGGAACAAATCGTCGGTGATATTGAAGATGAAACGGACGAAGAGGAAGAAGAAACCATCTTCCAAGAATCTGAAAATACCTGGCGTGTAGTAGGTTCTACCAAAATCGAAGATATTAATGAAACACTCGGTACAGATTTTTCTTTGGAAGAAAATATCACATTAGGTGGCTGGATTATTGATAAACTGGATCATATTCCTATTCGAGGCGAAACTTATACAGAACAAGGATATAAGTTTAGAGTGTTAAAAAGTGATGGTAAAAAAGTGTTATGGCTACACATTACCAAGCTACCTCTTGAAAACGAGGACCCATCGCCTAAGGAATAA
- the miaB gene encoding tRNA (N6-isopentenyl adenosine(37)-C2)-methylthiotransferase MiaB, producing the protein MINRAGNLGSASQVSDGKKKLFIKTFGCQMNEYDSEKMADVMKASDDLELTQVAEEADIIIFNTCSIREKAQEKVFSDLGRANLLKLDKPDLIIGVGGCVASQEGEAIIKRAPYVDVVFGPQTLHRLPELIARKKESGQSQVDISFPEIEKFDAMPAPSVNGPSAFVSIMEGCSKYCSYCVVPYTRGEEISRPLEDILVEIADLADQGVKEVNLLGQNVNAWKAPITEGGDMADFATLLEFVHEIPGIERIRYTTSHPREMTSRLIEAHGKLPKLVPFLHLPVQAGSDRVLAAMKRGYTSLEFKSIVRKLYAARPEMTISSDFIVGFPGETDEDFEQTMKLIRDVNFDVSFSFIYSRRPGTPAADLEDHTPYDVKLKRLQRLQALINEQAQAISQKMLGTIQGVLVEGPSRRDMNELTGRTENNRIVNFKGDSRMIGQIIPVKITQVYTNSLRGEVALTEKVLA; encoded by the coding sequence ATGATAAATCGTGCCGGAAATTTAGGCTCAGCGTCCCAAGTTTCTGACGGCAAGAAAAAGTTATTTATCAAAACATTTGGTTGTCAGATGAATGAGTACGATTCAGAGAAAATGGCCGATGTGATGAAAGCATCAGATGATTTGGAATTGACTCAAGTAGCAGAAGAAGCGGACATTATTATATTTAACACCTGTTCTATTCGTGAAAAAGCCCAAGAAAAAGTGTTTTCAGATTTAGGGCGTGCGAATTTATTAAAACTTGATAAGCCTGATTTGATTATTGGCGTGGGTGGTTGTGTGGCTTCACAAGAGGGTGAAGCGATTATCAAACGTGCTCCATATGTGGATGTGGTGTTTGGACCTCAGACGTTACATCGTTTGCCTGAATTGATAGCTCGCAAAAAAGAAAGTGGGCAATCACAGGTAGATATTAGTTTTCCCGAAATCGAAAAATTTGATGCGATGCCTGCTCCTAGTGTGAATGGGCCATCTGCCTTTGTTTCGATTATGGAGGGGTGCAGTAAATATTGCTCATACTGCGTGGTGCCTTATACACGTGGTGAAGAGATTTCTCGCCCTTTGGAAGATATTCTGGTTGAGATCGCTGATTTGGCAGATCAGGGAGTCAAAGAAGTTAATTTATTGGGCCAAAACGTCAATGCTTGGAAAGCCCCTATTACTGAGGGTGGCGATATGGCCGACTTTGCGACTTTGTTAGAGTTTGTGCATGAGATTCCAGGTATTGAGCGTATTCGTTATACAACGTCTCATCCTAGAGAAATGACGAGTAGATTGATTGAGGCTCATGGTAAGTTGCCAAAGCTCGTTCCTTTCTTGCATCTGCCTGTTCAGGCTGGTAGCGACCGTGTATTGGCAGCGATGAAACGAGGTTATACGAGTCTTGAATTTAAATCGATTGTAAGAAAATTGTATGCAGCTCGTCCAGAGATGACGATTTCATCAGATTTTATCGTGGGCTTCCCTGGTGAAACAGATGAAGACTTTGAACAAACGATGAAATTGATTCGTGATGTGAATTTTGATGTATCGTTCTCGTTTATTTATTCGCGTCGTCCCGGTACGCCTGCAGCGGATTTAGAGGATCATACGCCTTATGACGTAAAACTAAAACGTCTGCAACGCTTACAAGCCTTGATTAACGAACAAGCACAAGCTATTAGCCAAAAGATGTTGGGAACGATCCAAGGTGTATTGGTGGAAGGCCCGTCCAGACGTGATATGAACGAATTGACAGGTCGCACAGAAAATAATCGTATCGTGAATTTCAAAGGCGATAGCAGAATGATTGGACAGATTATTCCAGTGAAAATTACCCAAGTTTATACTAACTCTTTACGAGGTGAAGTTGCCTTAACTGAGAAGGTATTGGCATGA
- a CDS encoding addiction module antidote protein, which yields MTTLHVYDSSVYLTDPEVASAYLSNMLKEGSAQEFMYALGQIAKAYGIAKLAQETGLKRESLYKTLSGATKPRFETILSITRALNMPLKI from the coding sequence ATGACAACACTACATGTTTACGATTCATCGGTGTATTTAACTGACCCAGAAGTCGCCTCAGCCTATCTCTCAAATATGCTTAAAGAGGGTTCTGCACAAGAGTTTATGTATGCTTTAGGTCAAATAGCTAAAGCGTATGGTATTGCAAAATTGGCACAAGAGACTGGCCTTAAACGCGAAAGCTTATATAAGACACTTTCAGGTGCCACTAAACCGAGATTTGAGACAATTTTGAGTATTACGCGTGCGTTAAATATGCCATTAAAGATTTAA
- the secD gene encoding protein translocase subunit SecD: MNRYPLWKYILVLVVLVIGIIYTVPNFFGDSPAVQVSSANITKKVDLNTQKQIETILANNHIEPLGIYYQSNNNVGTIHVRFSDTDTQIRARDLLQSTLNANSETPDYTVALNLLTATPDWLTSLGAHPMYLGLDLRGGVHFLLQVDMQGALDAAYNSLLIELRTTLNNQKIPVNNISKNGSSLVLSFSNASDRDKALAVLRNRATELTFMPSDADGRALLTAEMTPSQSQHIRENALKQNIQTLHNRINELGVAEPIIQQQGSDRIVVELPGIQDVAKAKDILGRTATLELRLVDDSVTARSALLNGTVPFGLQAFKDTNGTTVLVRRQVLLTGENLENAQSGRNAQTGEPTVNLTLDSKGARIFRDVTRDNINKRLAIILFENGVGQVVTAPVIRSEIPNGQVEISGSMTAQQAADTALLLRAGSLAAPMHIIEERTIGPQLGAENIKKGFDSTLYGFIAIVIFMLIYYHLFGVFSSVGLALNVLLLLAALSLLQATLTLPGIAAIALTLGMAIDANVLINERIREELRAGLSPQQAINIGFDRAWGTILDSNLTSLIVGVALLAFGTGPIRGFAVVHVLGILTSMFSAVVGVRALVNLWYGSRRKLKNLSIGTVWNPDAEKK; this comes from the coding sequence ATGAACCGTTATCCTTTATGGAAATATATACTAGTATTGGTAGTGCTAGTGATTGGCATTATTTATACAGTCCCCAACTTCTTTGGTGATTCGCCAGCCGTTCAGGTGTCGAGTGCGAACATTACTAAGAAAGTCGATTTAAATACCCAGAAACAAATTGAAACGATTTTGGCGAATAACCATATTGAACCTTTGGGTATTTATTATCAAAGTAATAACAACGTGGGTACGATACATGTGCGTTTTTCAGATACGGATACGCAAATACGTGCCAGAGATTTGCTTCAAAGCACTTTAAATGCTAATTCAGAAACACCAGACTATACGGTCGCTTTGAATTTATTAACAGCCACGCCTGATTGGTTAACAAGCTTGGGGGCCCATCCTATGTATCTCGGTTTGGACCTTCGTGGCGGGGTGCATTTCTTATTGCAAGTGGATATGCAAGGTGCTTTGGATGCGGCGTACAATTCTTTGTTGATTGAGTTAAGAACAACGCTCAATAACCAAAAAATTCCCGTGAATAATATTTCCAAAAACGGTTCATCATTAGTGTTAAGTTTCTCAAATGCTTCTGATCGTGATAAGGCATTAGCTGTGTTGCGAAACAGAGCGACAGAGTTGACTTTCATGCCCTCTGATGCAGATGGTAGAGCTTTATTGACGGCGGAAATGACCCCTTCGCAAAGTCAGCATATTCGTGAAAATGCGTTAAAACAAAATATTCAGACATTACACAATAGAATTAACGAATTGGGGGTCGCTGAACCTATTATCCAACAACAAGGATCTGACCGAATTGTCGTGGAATTGCCAGGTATTCAGGATGTTGCTAAAGCAAAAGATATTCTTGGACGTACGGCCACATTAGAACTTCGTTTGGTCGATGATTCCGTGACGGCTCGTTCGGCTTTATTGAATGGCACCGTGCCTTTTGGTTTACAAGCCTTTAAAGATACGAATGGCACAACGGTGTTGGTTCGTCGTCAAGTGTTGTTAACAGGTGAAAACCTAGAAAATGCACAATCAGGTCGCAATGCTCAAACTGGAGAACCAACGGTAAATCTTACTTTAGATTCCAAAGGGGCACGTATTTTCAGAGATGTCACACGCGATAATATTAATAAACGTTTGGCGATTATCTTGTTTGAAAACGGCGTAGGACAGGTCGTAACAGCACCCGTGATTAGAAGCGAAATTCCTAATGGTCAGGTTGAGATCTCTGGTAGTATGACGGCCCAACAAGCGGCTGATACGGCCTTATTGTTACGAGCAGGTTCGTTGGCCGCACCGATGCATATTATTGAAGAAAGAACAATCGGTCCTCAATTAGGTGCAGAGAACATCAAAAAAGGCTTTGATTCTACCTTGTACGGCTTTATTGCTATCGTGATCTTTATGTTGATTTACTACCATTTGTTTGGTGTATTTTCATCGGTTGGCTTGGCCTTAAACGTCCTATTATTGTTAGCTGCGTTATCTTTATTGCAAGCAACATTAACGCTTCCAGGTATCGCGGCCATTGCTTTAACACTAGGGATGGCCATTGATGCGAACGTGTTAATTAATGAAAGGATTCGTGAAGAATTAAGAGCAGGTTTGAGTCCTCAACAAGCTATTAATATCGGTTTTGACCGTGCTTGGGGAACCATCTTGGATTCTAACTTAACATCATTGATCGTGGGGGTTGCGTTACTTGCTTTTGGTACTGGCCCTATTCGAGGCTTTGCGGTAGTGCATGTCTTGGGTATTTTAACTTCTATGTTCTCAGCTGTCGTCGGTGTTAGAGCATTAGTAAATTTATGGTATGGTAGCCGTAGAAAATTGAAGAATTTGTCTATTGGTACGGTTTGGAACCCTGATGCAGAAAAGAAATAG
- a CDS encoding PhoH family protein, which produces MKDNVLEINLQGDNIQLANFCGPMDDNLRQIAQAWNVKIGRSGSRLVIRGEHAQQARHCVEVFHRRSLHQELSLNDIQLGLVEMKASLTQKEGKTHKAEPSLNRVESVEVNDAFSLRTRRHDLRPRTEGQREYIQKILKHDITFGVGPAGTGKTWLAVACAIDALERDNVQRIVLARPAVEAGERLGFLPGDLAQKVDPYLRPLYDALYDLMGFDKVQRLLEKQTIELAPLAYMRGRTLNSAFVILDEAQNTTPEQMKMFLTRIGFGSKAVITGDPSQVDLQKGQQSGLSHAVSILHNVQGIAVTKFTSRDVVRHPLVARIIDAYEK; this is translated from the coding sequence ATGAAAGATAACGTGCTTGAAATCAATTTGCAGGGTGATAATATCCAGCTTGCCAATTTTTGCGGTCCTATGGATGACAATCTGCGTCAGATTGCACAGGCATGGAATGTCAAGATTGGGCGAAGTGGTTCTCGTCTGGTGATAAGGGGAGAACATGCCCAACAAGCCCGTCATTGTGTAGAGGTGTTTCATCGTCGCTCCTTACATCAAGAGTTAAGTTTGAACGATATTCAGCTCGGATTGGTGGAGATGAAAGCTTCTTTGACCCAAAAAGAAGGGAAAACGCATAAAGCCGAGCCATCTTTGAACCGAGTGGAAAGTGTGGAAGTCAATGATGCGTTTTCGTTGCGTACACGTCGTCATGATTTACGTCCACGTACTGAGGGTCAAAGAGAATACATCCAAAAAATCCTAAAACACGATATTACCTTTGGTGTGGGACCTGCTGGTACAGGAAAAACTTGGTTGGCAGTTGCTTGTGCGATCGATGCATTAGAACGAGATAACGTGCAAAGAATTGTATTGGCTCGTCCTGCGGTAGAAGCGGGTGAACGATTGGGTTTTTTGCCAGGTGATTTGGCCCAAAAAGTAGATCCTTACTTACGTCCTTTATATGACGCTTTGTATGATTTAATGGGATTTGATAAGGTGCAACGTTTATTGGAAAAACAAACGATTGAATTGGCACCGCTCGCCTATATGCGTGGACGCACCTTAAATAGTGCGTTTGTGATATTAGATGAGGCCCAAAACACTACTCCAGAACAGATGAAAATGTTTTTAACGCGTATTGGTTTTGGAAGTAAGGCTGTCATTACTGGTGACCCCTCTCAGGTGGATTTGCAAAAAGGCCAACAAAGCGGCCTGTCGCATGCGGTGAGTATTTTGCATAATGTCCAAGGTATTGCCGTAACAAAATTTACCAGCCGTGATGTGGTTCGCCATCCTTTGGTAGCAAGAATTATTGATGCTTATGAAAAATAA
- the yajC gene encoding preprotein translocase subunit YajC, with translation MQDVLSLVLADATTPPAGAEAGLLGYLPLIVIFVLMWFLMIRPQMKRQKELRELISNLSKGDEVIAAAGLIGRITKIEGDYLVLAVSNLDSDKPAEILVQKASVSAVLAKGTIKDLL, from the coding sequence ATGCAAGACGTATTATCTTTGGTTTTAGCTGATGCAACGACACCGCCAGCGGGGGCAGAAGCAGGACTTTTAGGCTATTTGCCTTTAATTGTGATTTTTGTGTTGATGTGGTTTTTGATGATTCGTCCTCAAATGAAACGTCAAAAAGAATTACGTGAGTTGATTTCTAATTTGTCAAAAGGTGATGAAGTCATCGCTGCGGCAGGTTTGATTGGTCGTATCACTAAAATTGAGGGCGATTATCTTGTGTTGGCTGTTTCAAATCTTGATTCAGACAAACCTGCAGAAATTTTGGTACAGAAAGCCTCTGTGAGTGCCGTATTAGCAAAAGGTACGATTAAAGATCTTTTATAA